The following proteins are co-located in the Citrobacter freundii ATCC 8090 = MTCC 1658 = NBRC 12681 genome:
- the mgtE gene encoding magnesium transporter produces the protein MSVINKNSARLRDEERARLIWLLTTDKAIISTLLGKLTLAEQYDVGTLADDIAEVGALVAHLPPPDLADTLEALPSEERHALWRLVESEKRGNVLLEASENVWDDLIDEMSDREILDALQYLDIDEQIYLVQHLPRNLTGRLLATLPAEERARVRQVMHYEKNRVGAIMEFEVITVRPDVTLEVVQRYLRRLGKMPENTDKLFVTDRNKVLVGELTLTCILLNDVQRKVSEVMEDDPLTFSPDDIAENAARTFERDDLVSAAVVDPSGKLMGRLTIDEIVDVVYEETDTDLRRMGGLSAGEDVFAPVTKAVKTRWAWLAVNLCTAFIASRVIDGFEHTISQLVALASLMPIVAGIGGNTGNQTITMIVRALALQNIQPGNLTFLILREMGVAVINGLVWGGIMGGITWWLYDDMALGGVMTLAMMLNLLMAALMGVIIPMTMVKLGRDPAVGSSVMITAITDTGGFFIFLGLATLFLM, from the coding sequence ATGTCCGTAATAAACAAAAACAGCGCCAGGCTGCGTGATGAAGAGCGTGCGCGCCTTATCTGGCTGCTGACCACTGATAAAGCCATTATTTCAACACTGTTGGGCAAGCTTACCCTGGCTGAGCAATATGACGTCGGTACGTTAGCCGACGATATTGCTGAGGTAGGGGCGCTGGTCGCCCACCTGCCGCCTCCCGATTTAGCCGATACCCTCGAAGCATTACCTTCAGAAGAGCGTCACGCCCTGTGGCGACTGGTCGAAAGTGAAAAGCGTGGTAACGTCCTGCTTGAGGCGTCTGAAAACGTCTGGGACGACCTGATCGATGAGATGAGTGACCGCGAAATACTGGATGCGCTGCAATATCTCGATATCGATGAACAGATTTATCTGGTGCAGCATCTCCCGCGTAACCTCACTGGACGGTTGCTGGCGACGTTACCAGCCGAAGAGCGGGCGCGTGTCCGCCAGGTAATGCATTACGAGAAGAATCGCGTCGGCGCGATTATGGAGTTCGAAGTCATCACCGTGCGTCCGGACGTGACGCTGGAAGTGGTGCAACGCTACCTGCGACGGTTGGGCAAAATGCCGGAGAACACCGATAAACTCTTCGTGACCGATCGCAATAAAGTGCTGGTTGGAGAACTGACGCTAACCTGCATTCTGCTCAATGATGTGCAACGCAAAGTCAGCGAGGTGATGGAAGATGACCCGCTCACCTTTTCTCCGGACGATATCGCTGAAAACGCTGCACGTACCTTCGAACGTGACGACCTGGTCAGTGCTGCAGTCGTTGACCCTTCAGGCAAGCTGATGGGCCGCTTAACTATCGATGAGATCGTCGATGTGGTCTATGAAGAAACTGATACCGATTTGCGTCGAATGGGGGGCTTAAGCGCCGGAGAGGATGTGTTTGCGCCCGTTACCAAAGCGGTAAAAACCCGTTGGGCGTGGCTGGCCGTTAACCTCTGTACCGCCTTTATCGCCTCGCGGGTGATCGACGGTTTTGAACATACGATTTCGCAACTGGTGGCGCTGGCCTCGCTGATGCCAATTGTGGCGGGAATTGGCGGCAATACCGGGAATCAAACCATCACCATGATCGTCCGCGCGCTGGCGCTACAAAATATTCAGCCGGGGAACCTGACGTTTTTGATCCTGCGCGAAATGGGCGTTGCAGTGATTAATGGCCTCGTATGGGGCGGAATTATGGGCGGTATTACCTGGTGGTTGTACGATGACATGGCGCTCGGCGGAGTAATGACCCTGGCGATGATGCTTAATTTGTTGATGGCAGCATTAATGGGGGTCATCATTCCGATGACGATGGTGAAGCTCGGGCGCGACCCGGCGGTTGGCTCGAGCGTCATGATTACGGCTATCACCGATACCGGCGGTTTCTTTATTTTTCTCGGTCTGGCAACGCTGTTTCTGATGTAG
- a CDS encoding SulP family inorganic anion transporter, which yields MSATQHSSVAVAENATCAVLRQPRLLVRETLAGVVTALALIPEVISFSVIAGVDPKVSLIASVVLCLAMSFLGGRPAMVTAAAGSVALVIGPMVHQHGVQYILPAVVLAGLIQILFGVLGMARLMRFIPTAVMTGFVNALGILIFFAQVPHFWGKSPLIWGLFVLTLLIVLWVPRFIKAIPAPLIAIVLLTVFTVTSGQLLPTVGDEGSMSGGLPGFTQLLVPLNLQTLAIIWPCALSIAFVGLMESLLTARLVDDLTVTPSNKNRESAGLGIANILAGFYGGIAGCAMIGQTIVNVEMGKGRSRVSTVAAGLILLLLVTGLSEVMAEIPMSVLAGIMVIVAVKTFSWHSIQPATLRKLPVTETLVMLVTVAATVSTGNLAIGVVAGVMAMLILPRIVRSKRAATSETALPDREK from the coding sequence ATGTCTGCAACTCAACATTCCTCTGTCGCAGTCGCGGAAAACGCGACCTGTGCTGTGCTGCGCCAACCCCGTCTGCTGGTTCGCGAAACACTGGCCGGTGTGGTAACCGCCCTGGCGCTGATCCCGGAAGTGATCTCGTTTTCCGTTATCGCAGGCGTTGATCCTAAAGTCAGTCTGATCGCCTCCGTCGTACTGTGCCTGGCGATGTCCTTTTTAGGTGGTCGTCCCGCAATGGTTACCGCCGCTGCAGGATCGGTTGCGCTGGTGATTGGTCCGATGGTGCATCAACACGGCGTGCAATACATCCTGCCTGCAGTGGTGCTGGCCGGGTTGATTCAGATCCTGTTTGGTGTATTGGGAATGGCACGTCTGATGCGATTCATCCCTACGGCCGTGATGACCGGATTTGTCAACGCACTAGGTATTTTGATTTTCTTTGCCCAGGTCCCTCATTTCTGGGGGAAAAGCCCGCTCATCTGGGGGCTGTTTGTCCTGACGCTGCTGATTGTGCTGTGGGTTCCGCGGTTTATTAAAGCCATCCCCGCACCGCTTATCGCCATCGTGCTGCTGACCGTGTTCACTGTCACCAGTGGGCAACTGTTACCGACAGTCGGTGACGAAGGTTCGATGAGCGGCGGCCTGCCGGGTTTCACCCAGTTGTTGGTTCCGCTCAACCTGCAAACGCTGGCGATTATCTGGCCCTGCGCGCTGAGTATCGCTTTTGTTGGTTTGATGGAGTCACTGTTAACCGCCCGTCTGGTGGATGACCTGACGGTGACGCCGTCGAATAAAAATCGCGAGAGTGCCGGGTTGGGGATAGCCAATATTCTGGCCGGGTTTTATGGCGGCATCGCCGGGTGCGCGATGATTGGTCAAACCATCGTTAACGTCGAGATGGGCAAAGGACGCAGCCGCGTCTCGACGGTTGCCGCCGGACTGATATTACTACTGTTAGTCACTGGGTTAAGCGAAGTGATGGCAGAAATACCCATGTCGGTGCTGGCGGGAATTATGGTGATTGTGGCGGTAAAAACCTTCAGTTGGCACAGCATCCAGCCCGCCACGCTGAGGAAACTCCCCGTCACTGAAACGCTGGTGATGCTGGTGACCGTCGCTGCCACAGTATCCACCGGCAACCTGGCGATTGGCGTGGTTGCCGGGGTGATGGCAATGCTCATTCTGCCACGTATCGTCAGAAGCAAACGCGCGGCTACATCAGAAACAGCGTTGCCAGACCGAGAAAAATAA